In Planococcus versutus, the DNA window CATCTTCTCCTATTTCGAACAAATGGAAAGCATCTTCTTTTGCAATTTCGCGCATCAACATCGCACTTTCTAATACTTTTTTCAAGCTGTCAAAATCTGCGATCCGAATATGCACGGGGCCAAGCCCTGTAATTGCAAACTCCAGTGGCACAGGACCGTTTTGCCACGGTGTGCCGGATGCTACACCTCTGTTGTTTTCGTCTGAAATCAGCATATATTGTTGATCATCAAAATCGACGAACGAAATTGTTTTTTTGCCGAATACTTCTTCGATATCTTTATGTGCCACTTGGTATTTATCAAAACGTTTGATCCAGTAGTTGAGCGCGCTATCCGTTGGCACGCGGAAAACTGTTTTGTAAATTTCGTTTGTTCCGTGCACGCCTTTTTGAATGTTCGGGAAGTCAAAAAACGTCATATCTGTTCCCGCTGACCCTTTATCATCTGCAAAAAATAAATGATACGTTTGAATATCGTCTTGATTCACCGTTTTTTTGACAAGACGCATGCCCAATACATACGTAAAAAATTCATAGTTTTTTTCCGCGCTGCTAGTGATGGCTGTTACGTGGTGAATTCCTTTTAATTCGTTCATCAAATTCTCTCCTCTTTCTGAAGGTAATTAATATCTCGAATTCGAGATATATAAGTAAAAAAATTTAACTGCTCTTTCAGAAAAAATTATGATAGTTTATCAATTTACTTTGAAACAATTTACCTTTAATTCGAGATAATAATACCACGTAGTTTTTTTGACGTCGAGCTTTTGATTTACCTCGCCTTTTACAAATTAAAATCTATCATACTAATACTTTCCAACTTGTAACCCCAAAAAAGGAATGGACATCTTCCTTCCATTCCTTTTGCATATTTCACAAAGTAAAAATTGTTATTCTGCTTTGTCTGTGTCATTCAACCGATCCAGTATCGTAATCGTTTCTGACAACTGATTGTTGAAAATATTCTTAGCCACGTCTAATAATTCAATAATTAACGGATCCCGTAACGAATAGATTACGCGGTTTCCTTCTTTACTACCGGTGACAATGTTTTTTGACCTTAAGACGGTTAATTGCTGCGAGACGGCTGAACCTTCACTTTCGGCGAGTTGCTGGATTTCGTTAACGCTTTTTTTTCCGTCGGCTAAAATTTCTAGAATGCGAATTCGAAGCGGATGTGCTAAGGCTTTGAAAAATTCGGCTTTAAACTGCTGCATGGCTATATCCAAACTAGTTTTCTTCCTCTCTCTACTTGTTTTAAATTTCCTCAATCCGTTTATAATCTAGACCTGCTGACAAAGCGGTACATTCCTTAAAGGCAAAATGCTGACAGCCTAGACATTTGTTTCGATCAAGTTTTTCTAACGAAAAATCAATGGCTTCGCCTGTATGTTCAAAGAAATGCTCTTCTCCAGCATCGTCATACAAGCCCGTTTTTTTCATGACACTGAGCGGATGTGGTTTCATTCCAGAAAATATAACAGTACCGTGTTTTGAAAAGTCTGTAATGATATTTGATAAATACGCTTCACCTGTTGTATCCATGAAAGGCACTTTCCCCATTCTCAGCAACAAGATATTCGGTTTGTAATGAATGGTTCGCATAATCGATTGCTCGAAGGTTTGAGCAGAACCAAAAAACAACGGTCCTTCTACGTTAAAGATACTGATTTGTGGACAGTCGCGGCTATTGGTTACACGGTGAGTAGCCATTCGTTCATCTTTATCGTCTGGGTCTGGCAATGCTTTTGCGATGACCAGTTGCTCGCTCATTTGTTTGGCGAACAAAATAACCGCAGCGATTAACCCAACTTGGACGGCTACCGTCAGGCTAACAAAAACCGTTAATAAAAAAGTAATGAGTAACACAAGTGAATCGGCTGTCTTTGTTTTTACTAACGAGACAAACACATGCCGCTCACTCATATTCCAAGCAACAATCATTAACACAGGCGCCATGCTCGCTAGTGGAATTGCGGATGCATAAGGAGCGAAAAGAAGGAGCACCAATAACACAACCACTCCGTGAATGATTCCTGAAAAAGGAGAAACGGCTCCATTTTTTATATTGGTCGCCGTTCTCGCAATCGCACCCGTAGCTGGAATTCCGCCAAATAATGGCGTCACCATGTTCGCAATTCCTTGTCCAATTAGCTCTCTATTGCTATTGTGCTTACTGCCCGTCATGCCATCCGCAACAACGGCAGACAATAACGATTCAATTCCACCGAGCATCGCAATGACAAAAGCGGGACCAATCAACAGTTGAATCTGTTCAAACGTGATTTCAGGAAGATGAAATGCTGGCAGCTTATTTGAGATTTCACCAAATGCTGAACCAATCGTTGCAACTTCACTTGGAAAAAAGACAGTCGCAAAAATTGTCGAAACCAATAAGCCGATTAAAGGTCCTGGCACTTTTGGCAAAATTTTTGGCGTCAGCATCACAGCAATCAGACAAACTACAGCGGTTAACACACTATACACATTAATCGTATCGATGCGAAGTAAAATTTCTTTCACATTCATAAAGAACGATTCGTGCTTTTCCACACCGCTCAATCCTAAAAAATTGGCAATTTGTCCAACAAAAATGAGAATGGCAATCCCCGAAGTAAAGCCGATTGTCACTGGTCGTGGAATGTATTTTATTAGCGATCCCAGTTTGAAGATTCCCATTAAAACGAGCATAATTCCCGCTAAAAATCCTGCCAACAATAAGCTCTCGTATCCGTAAGTAAGTACAATAGCAAACAAGATTGGAATAAACGCTCCCGTTGGACCTCCAATTTGAAATTTTGACCCACCAACTATCGAAATCAAAATACCTGCAATAATGGTCGTATAAATTCCATACTCGGGATCTACACCCGAAGCAATCGCGAAAGCCATGCCTAATGGAATCGCGATCACTCCAACTACGATGCCCGATAACAAATCTTTTTTAAAGCTTTGGAATGAGTAGCCAGCATATCTTCCCGTGAAAATCGACTTCTTTTCCATACTAGGACCTTCTTTATATTTTATAGTATATCTGGTTATTTGAATATATTATAATACAAACATATACCCTATAAAAATAATTGTCAAATAGTCTATAAAGTATTTGGTTGCTAAAAGACGCGATTTCCTCTCTTGTACTAAATTAGATAAGTAGTTTGGAGTGCAAGCGTTCGACTCGACTGAAGCGGAAAGTAATTCGTTTAGTAGGAACAATAAAAAGACCGTTCCAGCGTCATCTTCATGACGGTCTAGGACGGTCTCTTATTTCAATTTAATTTGTTTATTTATCCCGAAGTGGCTCAAAAGCATTACTCCATGCATTCACTTGGTCAAGTAAAGTCATCACTGACTTTTCATGAAGATCTGCCGGCTTAAACTCGCTCATTTTCACGAAATCAGTAAATAGTGACATGGCAGGATGTGTTCTGACAGTCGCGATTTGAAGTTCTGCTAAAATGACCCGCAATGCTTCAGCTGCGCGAACACCACCCGATGAACCGTAACTGACAATTCCTGCTGCTTTGTTGTTCCACTCTGGATACAAATAATCAATGGCATTTTTCAAGGCTGACGTTACACCATGGTTGTATTCTGGGCAAATAAACACATAGCCATCCAGTTCGTTGATTTTTTTAGACCACGGAATAGCTTCAGGAGTCTTATAGTCTTGACTGTAAGCTGCTGAAATTGGTTCTGCGTACATGGGTAAATTGAATTCAGCCAAATCCACTACTTCGTAATCAGCGTCTCCACGCTTATCAGCAATGTCTTTCACCCACTGAGCAACTTGCAAGCTATTACGTCCTGGTCGTGTACTGCCTGTAATAATCCCGATCTTTGTCATGAATGAGTTCCTCCTCAAATTGTGGTGCGGTCTTAGCTCTACGAACCTTCACTCCTTGATGTCTCTTAATCATAAAGGAAATAAGATTCGATTTCAAATATAATGTCAGAATATTCTTTTTAAAAACGTGAGTTTAGGTCACTATTGTATATTTGCTTTAAAATCTTATGTATTAGTAAATGCTCCTCTGTCTTATACTGCATAAAGGATGTTTTCATTTTGTTGGTGCTGAACAAAAAAATCTCAAAAAAAAAACGCATGAAGCGTTTCTCTTTTAAGGATTAGTTCCCTCTATTATTCAGCTGATGTTAAATCTTCAATCGAATCAATGTCCATATATTCTGGAACAACAAATCCAATTTTTGCGCCTTCTAAGTTTACGCCAAGATCGACTAAATCGTCACCATACGTTTCAAGCTGACTAGCGTGAGTTCCAGGCAACCACGCTGCTACCATAGCATCTGCTTGTCCCTCAGAAACTGCCTGCCACATTACAGCGTTATCAAGCGGTGTTAACGTTACGTCAAAACCTTGGTTTTCTAAAACTTTTCCAACAACATTTGTAGAAGCTACTTCTGTGTCCCACTCAACATATGCTAATGTGATTTCTGTGCCATCTACTTCTTCTGTACCATCTGTCCATACTGCAACTCTATCGGCATTATCTTCTACCCAAGCAGCAGTTGCTTCTTCAACATCTGCACCATCTGAAACTTCAAGCATGATGCTTTCAATATCAGCAGACTCCCATTCAAATTGGTCAATAATTTTGTACGCTTCTGGTTTTTCTTCTTCCAACCCTTTACGAGCCATTGTTTTAATGGTTTCAGCATCTCCGAATACACCTTTTGGATCTTCCAAGTACTTCAAATCATACTTTTGGAACTTCCAATGCGGACTCCAGCCTGTAACGATAATAGGTTCTTCGTTATCAATCGCTTCACCTAAAGCTGTTGCCATTGCACCACTTGAAGAAGTAACAATTTCCCAGCCTTCAAGATTTTCGTACTCTTCTGTTGCTGCTTCAGATGCAGCAACTACACCTGCACCTGGTTCAATGCCTGTAATTTTGTAACCCATTTCTTCACCGTAATTTACTTCTCCATTCGTATCTTCTGAGCTTTCTTCTTCAGTTCCACATGCTGCGATAACTAGTGTAGGTGCGATAACAAACATAAGTCCTAAGTGTTTCCATTTTTTATTGAACATTATAAATCGATCTCCTTTTTCTTTGTATTTTAGTTGGTTCTATTTTATCTAGAAAGTTTGCTATGTTAGCTTTCTACTCTCTCTTTTCCTGTGACACTTTGCGTAAATCGATCGATGATGATTGCCAAAATAACAATCCCGAGACCTGCAACAAATCCTGTTCCTACATCAGAACGTTGCAAGGAAGATAGCACTTCTCTGCCAAGACCCGGTGCACCAATCATCGATGCAATAACGACCATAGACAATGACAGCATAACGGTTTGGTTAATACCTGCCATAATGGTCGCTTTTGCCATCGGAAGCTCGACTTTAAAAAGCTTTTGCATACCGGTACTTCCAAATGCCTCAGAAGCTTCCACTAATTCTTTCGATACTTGTCGTATTCCCAGGTTCGTAAAACGAACCGTGGGTGGAGTGGCAAAAATCAATGATGCAAAAATACCAGGAACCATTCCGATGCTGAAAAAAGCAACAGCTGGAATCAAGTAAACAAAAGCCGGCATAGTTTGCATAAAGTCGAGAACCGGGGTAATGGTGTTTTCTGCGATTTTGCTTTTCGACATTAAAATCCCAATTGGAACTCCTATTGCAATTGACAACAAACTAGCGACTAGAACCAATGTAAACGACAGCATCAATTCTTCCCATAAGCCTTGATTCCAGACGAGCAATAGCCCCAGAAGAGAAAATATAGCCAACCCAAATCGTTTGCCGCTGATGAAGAATGCCAGAACAGCGACGATGAAGATGACGACTAGTGGCGGGACTGCTGCGAGTAAGTCAGCAAAATCTTCTAAGCCATCTCCAAATTCATTTTTTAATGGATCAAATAAAAATGCAAATGTATCAGATATCCAATCCGTAAAATCCGAAACAAACGGAGCCAATGGAATTTCCGGTATTTTATCCATTAAATTAAGCATCGTCACGGTTCACCTCGCTTTCTCCAGCAAGTGCTGAAATCACGGCACCGCGCACAATAATGCCCAATAATTTCCCGTCTTCTACGACCGTAATTGGGACAGGAGAGTGATGACTCACTTCAAATAGTGCATTCATCAATGTATTTTTTGTGACAATTGGTGCATCTGTTCTTAAGATTGTTTCTAACGCTTTTGTTTCTGATTTCAATGCATGAGAAGCATCTTCCGCTGTTACGTATCCTTTTAAGTTCCGCTTGCTGTCTATCACGTAAATACTTGAAATGCCTTCTTCTTTCATTCTCTCCAACGCAACACGTGGGCCGTGTTTGTCGATATTGATTGTTTCCGGCCGTTTCATAATATTGAACGCCGTCAATACTTTCGAGCGATCAACATCCTGAACAAATTTTTTAACGTAATCATTTGCCGGATTTACTAATATTTCTTCTGGTGTTCCCACTTGCACGATAGAGCCATCCTTCATCAACGCAATTTTGTCTCCAATACGCAAAGCTTCATCTAAATCATGCGTGATAAAAATAATGGTCTTTTTCATACTTTCTTGTAAATCCAATAACTCATCTTGCATTTCTTTTCGAATTAATGGGTCAAGTGCCGAGAAAGCCTCGTCCATCAACATGACTTCTGGGTCGTTCGCCAATGCTCTGGCTAAGCCAACACGCTGCTGCATACCTCCGGAAAGTTGAGAAGGAACTTGGTTTATGTGTCCTCCTAAACCGACCATTTCTAGCGATTTTTTCGCTTTTTCGTTTCGCTCTACTTTACTAATCCCTTGAATTTCCAATCCATAAGCAGCATTTTGCAAAATCGTCAAATACGGAAAAAGAGCGAAGTTTTGAAATACCATACTCATTTTCGTCCGACGTACACGACGCAAATCTTTTTTATCCATTGCAGCTAGGTTTTCGCCATCTATAAATACTTTACCTTCTGTCGGATCAATCAATCGGTTCAGTAAACGAACCAATGTCGATTTTCCACTTCCTGAAAGACCCATAATGACAAAAACCTCACCTGCCTCTACTGTAAATGATGCGCGGTTTACACCTACTGCACTACCCGTCATCTTTAAAATTTCCTCTTTGGTTTTTCCTTCATCAAGCAATTTTAAAGCCTGCTTAGAATTCTTACCAAATACTTTTGATAATCCCTCTACTTTAATAATTGACATTATTTTTACCTCCTCTGCTATTCAGCTTTTCGTATAGATAGAAGAGCATTTTCAAGTTTTCCCAAATAGGCCCTTAGAAATTCTTTATCTAAATGTAAATAGTGAGTAATTACCTACTATTTAACCTGTCTAATTTAACACTTGTCCCACTATACGCATAAATTCTTATCATTACAAATGTTGCAAGGCTATTACCTGCTCTAAAACAAGACAGTTCCATTTTTTATCGCACTCAAATTAACTCGTGACTTCTTTCCTATTTTTTCTATAAATACGTTTATAGCAGTACTTGAAGAAGAGTAAAAAGAATGTTTTTTTTGATTTTTTCTCTTTGCATTATTGTAGAGATATATCGCAAAATATTTTTTTTTTAGTTGTTTCAATGAAATATCCTTGACTGACTACAAGTAAAAGAACAACTTCTGCTGTCTTCAAGATTCTTCACAACCTAGATTCTTCTCATATCAATTCGCTCACTAAATCACTGTATAATGAACATCAAGGAGGTTGATGCAAATGATTCGAATATTAGCAGTAGATGACGATATACACATGTTGAATTTTGTAGCGACTGAGCTTCGTCAAACGGGCTATGAAGTTGTTGAAGCGACTTCAGGTGAAGAGGCATTGCAGTTGCTTGAATCCGAAACAATGGACTTAGCTGTTGTTGACGTTATGATGCCTGGCATGAATGGCTTCGAATTGACACGAATTGTCCGGACCGAATACGATCTTCCGGTTATTTTGCTAACAGCTCGACATCATATAGAAGATAAAGAACGCGGATTTTTAGCAGGCTCTGACGATTATTTGGTGAAACCCTTTGAAGCAAAAGAATTGCTCTACCGCGTCAAAGCTATTTTACGAAGATATAACCATCCTGAAGACGACTTGCTCATTGTGGGGTCTTTAACCATTGATTTGAAAAGCTATGAAGTCCGATCTATTAATGGCATTTTATTTATCCCTTTAAAAGAATTTGAGTTGTTGGCTCTTTTGGCGTCTAAACCGCGGCAAGTGTTGAGTCGGGACTTGATTATTGAATCAGTATGGGGCATTGATTTTCAAGGAGATGAACAAACGGTAAGCGTCCATATTAAACGACTGCGTCAACGACTAGAACGTTTTTCACCGGATGTCCACATTGTCACAGTAAGGGGCGTAGGGTACAAACTGGAGGTAAGTGGATGAGTCTTTATGTGAAATTTATTTGGTTTACATTCGCAACCATGCTTGTCAGCAGCAGCATTGCATTTTTTGGAATGAATGCCTATTACCACAGTCATTTAAAAGAGCAAAACAACGACAAAAATCTGGCCATTGCTCTGTCTTTTGCGGATTTTTTGGATGATGCATCTTCAGATCGAGCAAAAGCCACGTTAACGATGCTGGGAGACGCCGGCTATCAACTTTATGTAACGAATGGAGAAACTACCGAAAGTTACGGTGGTGAATACCGAGATAAGTCAATTGCTCAATCGGATATTCAACAAGTTCTTGATGGTCAAGTATTTAACGGAATTCGTGATTTTCCTCGCGAAACGTTTGTGACCGGTTTTTTTGCCAACGAGTTAAAAAACACAGTGGGCGTTCCGATCAAACTGGGTGGGGAGACGTATGCGCTTTTTATGCGCCCTGACATTAAACTGCTGTTTCAAGAACTTCACTTATTATTTGGTGGTTTGGCAGTAGGCATTATATTACTAAGTTTTATCGGCATGTTGATCGTTGCGCGTTTACTGATTCAACCGATTACCAAATTGACACAAGCTACTGAAAAAATGGGGACGGAAACTTTTGATGTGCCACTCGCCATCCATCGAAAAGATGAGATTGGCCGATTGGCTGATCAGTTTTTAACGATGCGTTCACGCATCGAGCAATCCACATTAAAGCGCAAAGAATTTGTGCACAATGTGTCTCATGATATTCAATCACCGCTTCATACCATTCAAAGTTATTTGGCACTGCTTCAAAAAGACGGCATTGGCAAACGAGAAAAACAACAATACACAACAATAATTCAAGAAGAAACTACACGTTTGTCATCATTGACAAAGCAATTGCTCACTTTGGCGTCTTTTGATGCAGAAGCGGCAGAACTTGTAGAAAAAGTAGATATCGCCCAACAGCTTCAGCAAACCCTGTCGCATTTGCGTTATGCATTCGAAGAAAAAGAACTCGGCATCTCCGCACAACTTGCTGAAGGTTGTGTAACAGGCAACGGCGTGCTTCTTCAAACAGTGTGGGAAAACCTATTGACCAATGCCATCAAATACAGTGAACCTGGCAGTTCGATCGATGTTCAGTTAACAGCAACTGCTGAATACATGATTTTGCATTTACAGGATGAAGGCATTGGCATGTCACCAACTGAAGTTGAACACGCTTTTGACCGATTCTACAGAGCAGATCAAGCACGAACCCGTTCTTCAAAAGGATCGGGTCTAGGTCTTGCAATTGTAAAAGAAATTATAGAGTTACACAGTGGAACCGTCGACATTTCTAGTGCCACTGGTGAAGGATCGACTGTTCGAGTTATACTTCCGCGCATACTATAACCTCTTCTATTTAAAAAGCTGACAATTTCTTTTACAGAAAAATTGTCAGCTTTTTTAGGATTGTCACGCCTCGTTCATCTTCCGTTCATGTTGACAGACTAAAGTAGAGTTATCAAAGAAACCGGAGGCGTTAACATGAACATTGCATGGAAGGAAATTAAAAAGAACAAAGTTCGCTTTATCATTTTGGGCTCAATTGTTTTTCTCGTCAGCTTATTGACGTTTATCATATCGGGATTAGCTAACGGCTTGTCACAAGATAATGCGGCCCTCATCAAAAGCTTGCCCGATGGACAGTTTTACATGGCTGAAGATGCGGAAGGAACTAATAGTTTGTCACGCATCGACCTTAAAATTCAAGATCAAACGCTATCAGAAACAAAAGACGCTGTTGCTTTATCGATTCAAATGGGCTTTTTAAATGACGAAGACGATAAGCAGCGAAGTGTCGCATTTGTTACGTCTACTGAATCTCCATTATTTGAAAATGTAGAGAAAGGCGAAATTGTTTTAGATCGCTCATTACAAGAAGCTGGTTTGAAAGTCGGCGACACGTTAACAAACGATCAATTTAGTGGTGAATTTACCGTTAAAGAATTTGTCGATCAGCAAAAATACAGCCACGCCCCTGTTGCTTTTATCAACATGGAAAATTACAAAGAAATGTACCGAACCAATGAAATGCAATTACTTTTCGTACCTGAAAACAGTGAGTTTCCAACAATTGCTGGTTTGCAGTCTTACACAAACAAAGAGTTTCTCTCGGCTATTCCAAGTTATAGCGCCGAACAATTATCACTTAACATGATTGTCTGGTTTTTAGTTGTCATTAGTGCTTTACTGTTTGCGATTTTCTTCTATATGATGAACGTCCAAAAAATCGGATTGTATGGTATTTTGAAAGCCATTGGTGTAAAAACCAGCACCTTATTCAAAATGATGTGGACGCAAATGTTCTTTATCACCACTATTGCACTGGTCTTCTCTATTGGGTTGAGCCAATTATTCAATCAATTCGCACCAGCAGGAATGCCGTTTAGCTTGACTGCTACTGTCACAATCCAGTTGTCGATTGTGTTCTTAGTTATTGGCTTTATCGGCGCTACTTTATCTGGTATTCAAATTAAAAAAGTCGAACCACTACAAGCGATTCAACAAGGAGAGGTTTAATATGACCATTTTCACAGCTCAAGAAGTGCGAAAAACGTTCACAAATGGTGAAGTCGCAGAAGAAATTTTAAAAGGAATTGATTTATCTCTTCAAGAAGGTGAAATCACTGCTCTTGTCGGCGCTTCAGGTTCTGGTAAAAGTACATTGTTGACAATCGCCGCAGGCCTTCAACCAACTTCAAAAGGACAAATTGTGTTTAATGGCCAAAACATGACCGATATGAGTTCGGAACAAATCCGCCAACTTCGCGCAAGCGAGTTTGGCTTCGTTTTTCAAGCCGCTCACTTGGTTCCTTTCTTAACCGTAGAAGAACAATTGTTGCTCATGCTTGATGTATCCGGAACCAACCTATCAAAACAGCAGCAAAAAAAAGAAGTGAGTCGATTGCTCGAACAAATTGGCATGGAGCACCGAAAAGATGCTTATCCCGCTTCTTTATCCGGCGGTGAAAAACAACGTGTTGCTATTGCTCGTGCCATTATCCACAAACCCAAAATGTTATTTGCGGATGAGCCTACAGCAAGTTTGGATTCGAAACGTTCTAAAGAAGTCATGTCTTTGATCCGCGAGTTAACGCGGACTTTGAATATTACGACTTTAATGGTTACACATGACGAAGAAATGCTATCCTATGCAGATCATGTCATTACGTTAAAAGACGGATTAGTTGAGTAATTGCTAAAAATAGAAATAGAAAAAGCCTCTATAATTTCCTATCGCACTAAATCAGTGCTAGCATAAAGCCACATCGATCTATCAGAATATCACGACTATTCTATAAATGGATGTGCGTATTGCACCAAGTGCGATGCTGAAGATGTACGGATGGGAAAACAAAAGGAGGAAATTATACAATGATTACTAACCTGCACCCAAAACTAACTAACGGACTCAATGACTATCCAGAAGTAAACGACTTTTCCGGTGGAACCTTACAATGTCTTTGTGAATCAAACAAAGTAGAAGTGAAAATAGATGCACAAACATTGCATAACCACGCATGTGGTTGTTCGAAGTGTTGGAAACCCGAAGGTGCTACGTTTTCATTAGTAGCTGTCGTTCCTAGTGAAAAAGTGCAAGTGATCCA includes these proteins:
- a CDS encoding ABC transporter ATP-binding protein, which translates into the protein MTIFTAQEVRKTFTNGEVAEEILKGIDLSLQEGEITALVGASGSGKSTLLTIAAGLQPTSKGQIVFNGQNMTDMSSEQIRQLRASEFGFVFQAAHLVPFLTVEEQLLLMLDVSGTNLSKQQQKKEVSRLLEQIGMEHRKDAYPASLSGGEKQRVAIARAIIHKPKMLFADEPTASLDSKRSKEVMSLIRELTRTLNITTLMVTHDEEMLSYADHVITLKDGLVE